One window from the genome of Euwallacea similis isolate ESF13 chromosome 36, ESF131.1, whole genome shotgun sequence encodes:
- the Dd gene encoding CTD nuclear envelope phosphatase 1 homolog isoform X2, which yields MWKQLEMGLRAFLLIASRIWTCLCFTLKKQTRAIIQHQSVTYDLFPLSPLSRHRLSLVKRKVLVLDLDETLIHSHHDGVVRQTVRPGVPPDFVLKVTIDRHPVRFFVHKRPHVDFFLDIVSQWYELVVFTASMEIYGAAVADKLDSGRGILQRRFYRQHCTPDFGSYTKDLSAICNDLSSVFILDNSPGAYKAYPDNAIPIKSWFSDPTDVALLNLLPVLDALRFTADVRSVLSRNLHLHRLW from the exons ATGTGGAAGCAGTTGGAAATGGGGCTCCGGGCATTTTTGCTTATTGCCTCAAGAATATGGACATGTTTGTGTTTTACTTTGAAAAAGCAGACCAGAGCC ataattcAACACCAGTCTGTAACATATGATTTATTCCCATTATCCCCCTTATCAAGACATAGATTAA gtttagtAAAGAGGAAAGTTCTGGTTCTGGACTTGGATGAAACTTTAATTCACTCCCATCATGATGGGGTTGTAAGGCAAACAGTTCGGCCCGGAGTGCCCCCCGACTTTGTCCTAAAAGTGACCATTGATAGACATCCTGTCCGATTTTTTGTTCACAAACGGCCTCATGTAGACTTCTTCCTTGATATT gtgtCCCAATGGTATGAACTGGTGGTTTTTACTGCAAGTATGGAAATATATGGGGCTGCAGTTGCTGACAAGCTAGATTCTGGACGAGGAATACTTCAAAGGAGATTTTATCGTCAGCATTGCACACCAGACTTTGGGTCCTACACTAAGGACTTGAGTGCAATATGTAATGATCTCTCTAGTGTGTTCATTTTGGATAACAGTCCAGGCGCCTATAAAGCATATCCTG ACAATGCAATTCCAATCAAGTCGTGGTTCTCAGATCCCACAGACGTAGCTCTACTAAACCTCCTTCCAGTTTTGGATGCGTTGCGGTTCACAGCCGATGTTCGGTCGGTTCTCAGCCGAAACCTACACCTACACAGGCTTTGGTAG